A single Paenibacillus kribbensis DNA region contains:
- a CDS encoding glycerol-3-phosphate responsive antiterminator: MNIREMLQTHPIIAAAEHDHVALAVRSKACAVLLMHGKITSLLETEFQELRKQKPVFIHTDLVKGLSNDKEAAAFLAGHVQPAGIVSTKSATIRAAKKEGLLTIQRVFLIDTGSFQTAIRSIKENEPDAIEIMPGIAPSIIPAFQEQTGLPIIAAGLISTPEQVEEAMKAGADAVSLSRSELWNL, encoded by the coding sequence ATGAACATCAGAGAAATGCTCCAGACTCACCCTATCATTGCAGCAGCAGAGCATGATCATGTGGCGCTGGCTGTTCGCTCTAAAGCGTGTGCGGTGCTGCTGATGCATGGCAAGATTACAAGTCTGCTGGAGACGGAATTTCAGGAGCTGAGGAAGCAAAAGCCGGTTTTTATACATACTGATCTGGTCAAAGGGCTTTCCAATGATAAAGAGGCTGCAGCGTTTCTGGCCGGGCATGTACAGCCTGCGGGCATCGTAAGCACCAAAAGTGCTACAATTCGTGCAGCCAAAAAAGAAGGGTTGCTGACCATTCAGCGTGTTTTCCTGATTGACACAGGATCGTTCCAAACCGCAATTCGCAGTATCAAAGAGAATGAACCTGACGCAATTGAAATCATGCCGGGGATCGCGCCATCTATTATTCCGGCTTTTCAGGAACAGACAGGCTTGCCTATCATTGCTGCGGGACTGATATCGACACCGGAACAGGTGGAAGAAGCAATGAAGGCAGGTGCAGATGCCGTATCGCTAAGCCGATCAGAATTATGGAATCTGTAG
- a CDS encoding extracellular solute-binding protein: MMKKKWVWGTVSAVMALTLAACSTGTGTSGAGLAGQDGSSTSKVAIAYNNPPLWANWEAVQAKFMENTGIRVPADNKNSGQAMTAMIAEKNKPVADVAYLGITFGPQAVKEGVAEAYKPEHFDEIPAGLKDPDGKWMAVHYGAIAFIVNKDALGNVPVPRSWADLLKPEYKDKVGFLDPTSAAVGYSVVTAANIAMGGTLDNWDPGIQYLKQLEQNGTIHPKQTATAKVMKGEIPILIDADFNGYMMKYNDQAPIEVVIPKEGSLKVPYIVSLVKNGPNQDNGKKYIDFMLSDEGQQLFAQGYVRPIRAVDIPRETKDKFLPESDYARVQSVNYEQMNKVQTEVNERWKNEVTAGK, translated from the coding sequence ATGATGAAGAAAAAATGGGTATGGGGTACAGTCAGTGCGGTAATGGCATTAACTCTGGCAGCATGTTCTACAGGGACAGGTACGAGTGGAGCTGGACTGGCTGGTCAAGATGGCAGTAGCACAAGCAAGGTAGCCATTGCATACAATAACCCGCCATTGTGGGCCAATTGGGAAGCTGTCCAAGCCAAATTTATGGAAAATACAGGCATCCGTGTCCCGGCAGATAATAAAAACAGCGGACAAGCCATGACCGCAATGATCGCAGAGAAGAACAAGCCAGTGGCAGATGTGGCCTATTTGGGCATTACCTTTGGACCGCAGGCGGTTAAAGAAGGAGTGGCTGAAGCCTACAAACCTGAGCATTTTGACGAAATTCCTGCAGGCCTTAAAGACCCTGACGGCAAATGGATGGCTGTCCATTACGGAGCAATTGCTTTCATTGTGAATAAGGATGCGCTCGGGAATGTACCTGTGCCTCGTTCATGGGCTGATCTGCTCAAGCCAGAGTATAAAGATAAAGTTGGTTTCTTGGACCCGACTTCCGCAGCAGTAGGATATAGCGTGGTAACAGCAGCCAATATTGCTATGGGTGGAACGCTCGATAATTGGGACCCAGGCATCCAATATCTAAAGCAACTGGAGCAGAATGGTACGATCCATCCGAAACAGACGGCAACCGCCAAAGTTATGAAAGGTGAGATTCCAATCCTTATTGATGCTGATTTCAACGGATATATGATGAAATACAACGATCAAGCTCCTATTGAAGTCGTGATTCCGAAGGAAGGCTCCCTGAAGGTTCCTTATATCGTGTCCCTCGTCAAAAATGGTCCTAATCAAGACAACGGCAAGAAATATATAGACTTTATGCTGTCGGATGAGGGTCAACAGTTATTCGCTCAAGGTTATGTACGTCCCATCCGCGCCGTAGATATTCCCCGTGAAACAAAGGACAAATTCTTGCCGGAAAGCGACTATGCGCGTGTACAAAGTGTAAATTATGAACAAATGAACAAGGTGCAGACAGAAGTGAATGAACGTTGGAAAAACGAAGTAACCGCTGGCAAATGA
- a CDS encoding ABC transporter permease: protein MVRHKIFFLTPIMIIFSFFFLYPLVILVLTSLRSEGDGAMTLHNYTQILTDPYYSKALVNSLLLSLAATVSSLVLAGLLAFFLARNEFKGKTLYFTLLTFPMSLPGVVVGFMVIILFGTTGVMPMLSKWLTGTPSMAFAYTITGILLAYLYFEIPRVILSLYGAIQHFDRTLEEAARTLGASPWQAIRYVVLPTVFPIFIASGALAFSTSMSAFGTAFTLTNDFDILPILMYNEFTLSFKIEVASAIAVVIGMICVLMNLTNRIIMERGMR, encoded by the coding sequence ATGGTAAGGCACAAAATCTTTTTTCTAACGCCGATCATGATCATCTTCAGTTTCTTTTTTCTCTATCCACTGGTTATTCTCGTGTTAACGAGCCTGAGGAGTGAGGGAGACGGAGCGATGACTCTCCACAACTACACACAAATACTTACTGACCCCTACTATTCTAAAGCACTCGTCAACAGTTTGCTGCTCTCCCTTGCCGCAACCGTATCCTCTCTGGTTCTGGCAGGACTTCTAGCCTTTTTTCTGGCACGGAACGAATTCAAGGGCAAAACGCTGTATTTTACCTTGCTGACATTTCCAATGTCGCTTCCGGGTGTAGTTGTTGGCTTTATGGTCATTATTTTGTTTGGCACTACGGGTGTAATGCCGATGTTGAGCAAATGGTTGACAGGTACGCCTTCCATGGCATTTGCCTATACGATCACAGGCATTTTGCTGGCTTACTTGTACTTTGAAATCCCGAGGGTCATTCTATCGCTATATGGCGCGATCCAGCATTTTGACCGAACTTTGGAGGAGGCGGCCAGAACGCTGGGAGCGTCACCCTGGCAGGCGATCCGTTATGTGGTGCTACCGACCGTATTCCCGATTTTTATAGCTTCTGGTGCGCTGGCTTTCTCTACATCGATGAGTGCGTTTGGTACTGCGTTTACGCTGACTAATGACTTCGACATATTGCCGATCCTGATGTATAACGAGTTTACTTTAAGCTTCAAGATTGAGGTGGCGAGCGCGATAGCCGTTGTGATCGGAATGATTTGTGTGCTGATGAATCTAACGAATCGCATCATTATGGAGAGGGGGATGCGCTAA
- a CDS encoding ABC transporter permease — protein sequence MQKLGKGIMYALIVIVSLFMMIPLLFTVIGSFANYWGSSLFASGWTLKWYREVFHYYGATILFTLVIAVSTVIINVLLGTMTAYQFSKTNSRWMMIMEEILTLPIAVPGVAIALALIQTYAPLREAGWLILLGHVIVTFPLIFRTVLGTLRTKNFKALDESAATLGAGPFYRFFYVILPSIKSAVLSGAMLVFLLSLGEFNMTFFLYTPLKVTLPVGLYEAYSSLRIEIGSAYTVVFLVIAVPLMFILHKLNQSSTYTRGGV from the coding sequence ATGCAAAAGTTGGGCAAAGGCATCATGTATGCTCTGATTGTGATCGTCAGCCTGTTCATGATGATCCCCCTTTTGTTCACCGTGATCGGTTCGTTCGCCAATTACTGGGGGTCAAGCCTGTTTGCTTCGGGCTGGACCTTAAAATGGTACCGGGAAGTGTTTCACTATTACGGTGCCACCATTCTCTTCACACTGGTGATTGCTGTCTCAACCGTAATTATCAATGTGCTGCTGGGCACGATGACGGCTTACCAGTTTTCCAAAACAAACAGCCGCTGGATGATGATCATGGAGGAAATTTTGACTTTGCCGATTGCAGTGCCGGGTGTCGCGATTGCGCTGGCGCTAATCCAGACTTATGCGCCGCTTCGGGAAGCGGGGTGGCTGATTTTGCTAGGGCATGTCATTGTGACGTTCCCTCTAATTTTCAGAACTGTGCTGGGGACGCTCAGAACCAAGAACTTCAAGGCACTTGATGAAAGCGCGGCTACGCTGGGAGCAGGCCCTTTTTACCGTTTTTTTTATGTTATTCTGCCAAGTATCAAATCAGCGGTATTGTCGGGAGCTATGCTGGTATTCCTGCTGTCGCTCGGAGAATTCAATATGACATTTTTCCTGTATACACCGCTTAAAGTGACCCTGCCTGTAGGACTGTATGAAGCTTACTCTTCACTGCGGATCGAGATCGGGAGCGCGTACACGGTGGTATTTCTGGTCATTGCAGTTCCATTGATGTTCATTCTGCACAAGCTGAATCAGTCTTCGACGTATACCAGAGGAGGGGTCTAA
- a CDS encoding ABC transporter ATP-binding protein: protein MGETYIRIRGVHKTYPDGTAALEPINLDVQHGEVLVLLGPSGCGKSTLLRIMAGLEKSSGGSINVNGVEINHLLPEKRDIGLVFQQYALFPTMTVAQNIAFGMKLRKKSKQEIAVKVQEMLELMNLQELKDRRPSQLSGGQQQRVAVARALATEPKILLMDEPLTALDAKLKEYLRIELAQLFRKLNITTIYVTHDQVEAMAIADRIAVMDKGVVRQIGTPKEVYHQPKSSFVAQFVGQVNRLKGQAVHTKEGWSVQFGFALTPYHGSRDFIEGEEVEAFLRPEDIEVETSTGQGFQVRIRESIFLGERYRVIADANGHKLLLDVPNDIHLNEGDQVQLQLQHHKLIYT from the coding sequence ATGGGAGAAACCTATATTCGCATTCGTGGGGTGCATAAGACGTATCCGGACGGAACGGCGGCACTTGAACCGATCAATCTGGACGTTCAGCATGGTGAGGTTCTGGTCCTGCTCGGGCCTTCAGGCTGCGGCAAAAGTACCCTGCTGCGCATTATGGCTGGTCTGGAGAAGTCAAGCGGCGGCTCCATTAACGTCAATGGAGTGGAGATCAACCATCTGCTGCCGGAAAAGCGGGATATTGGGCTGGTGTTCCAGCAGTATGCTTTGTTCCCGACGATGACTGTTGCGCAGAACATTGCTTTTGGCATGAAGCTCCGCAAGAAGAGCAAGCAGGAGATTGCGGTTAAAGTGCAAGAGATGCTGGAGCTGATGAATCTGCAAGAACTGAAGGATCGCAGGCCTTCTCAACTGTCCGGCGGACAACAACAAAGGGTGGCGGTAGCGCGGGCGTTGGCTACAGAACCCAAAATTCTGCTGATGGACGAGCCGCTGACAGCACTGGATGCCAAGCTTAAGGAGTACTTGAGAATTGAACTGGCCCAGCTCTTTCGGAAGCTGAACATCACGACTATCTATGTTACGCATGATCAGGTGGAGGCTATGGCGATTGCCGACCGGATTGCGGTGATGGATAAAGGAGTGGTTCGGCAGATCGGTACGCCCAAGGAAGTGTATCATCAGCCAAAGTCTTCTTTTGTGGCACAATTTGTCGGACAGGTCAACCGATTGAAGGGACAGGCCGTTCATACAAAGGAAGGCTGGTCGGTGCAGTTCGGATTTGCCCTCACACCGTATCACGGCAGTCGGGATTTTATTGAGGGAGAGGAAGTGGAGGCATTCCTCAGGCCTGAAGATATTGAGGTTGAAACGTCAACGGGTCAGGGTTTCCAGGTTCGTATCCGGGAGAGCATCTTCCTCGGGGAGCGCTATAGAGTCATAGCGGATGCAAATGGGCATAAGCTGCTGCTGGACGTTCCCAACGATATTCATCTAAACGAAGGGGATCAGGTGCAGCTTCAGCTTCAGCATCACAAGCTTATTTATACGTAG
- a CDS encoding sugar phosphate isomerase/epimerase family protein → MNTQISYSDLPLLTCSVEENVEQLVNHGADKIELLMDGIQWNCMDEQIKKIGKALRLHHCTFSVHPPAWDTNLTSENQAIRTASYEEYKKAIEFAHEIEAEHVVIHPGFCFSPAFDKVVAQQRAQEYLHQLCQVAGPLGVKLAVENVGYNGASIYSEQEYLSCLDQLDHTAGYLIDTGHAHLNGWDIPQMIRSVKERLFSVHIHDNSGVGDEHLPIGEGSIHWQPIYNALQEVDTPCQLILEYSPGTALNHLVKGKQLLRQHLAL, encoded by the coding sequence ATGAACACACAAATCAGCTACTCTGATCTTCCATTATTGACCTGCTCAGTGGAGGAGAACGTGGAACAACTGGTGAACCATGGCGCGGATAAAATTGAACTGCTTATGGACGGCATCCAGTGGAATTGCATGGATGAGCAGATCAAGAAGATAGGCAAGGCTTTGCGGCTTCACCATTGTACCTTTTCCGTCCATCCTCCAGCGTGGGATACGAATCTGACGAGCGAGAATCAGGCGATCCGTACAGCTTCTTATGAGGAGTACAAAAAAGCGATTGAATTTGCGCATGAGATTGAAGCAGAGCATGTAGTCATCCATCCGGGCTTTTGCTTCTCTCCAGCCTTTGATAAGGTTGTAGCTCAACAGCGTGCACAGGAGTATCTGCACCAGCTTTGTCAGGTAGCAGGGCCTCTTGGAGTCAAGTTGGCAGTTGAAAATGTAGGCTATAACGGCGCTTCCATTTATTCCGAACAAGAGTATCTGAGCTGTCTGGATCAGTTGGATCATACGGCAGGTTATTTGATTGATACGGGACATGCCCACTTGAATGGCTGGGATATTCCGCAAATGATTCGCAGTGTGAAGGAACGTCTGTTTTCTGTTCATATTCATGATAACTCCGGTGTTGGTGATGAGCATCTGCCCATCGGTGAAGGCTCCATTCATTGGCAGCCTATATATAATGCATTACAAGAAGTGGATACTCCTTGTCAACTGATTTTGGAATATTCTCCTGGAACAGCTCTTAACCATTTAGTGAAAGGAAAGCAACTGCTTCGGCAGCATCTTGCACTATAA
- a CDS encoding HAD-IIA family hydrolase — protein MDPSRYEAYFFDLDGTIYTGSELLPGVNEVISRLIQLGKKVMYLTNTTVYTRKECRDRLKAMGLEPSIDDILTAGYVSGMYLKEQQEDVRAFVIGERALEQELDVLDIILTDNPMEATHLVVGLDREFSYAKMTAGMNAVRNGAKFIVANPDPFCPVPGGIIPDSWPIAKAIEAASTLDIQVMTGKPSTYYIDRALQLSGLDAGRCLMIGDRLETDMMMGVNSAVHTALVLTGVTESEGLLRSDIVPNYVFSTLEDLLKWL, from the coding sequence ATGGACCCGTCCCGGTATGAAGCCTACTTTTTTGATCTTGACGGAACAATCTATACAGGCAGCGAGTTATTACCGGGAGTGAATGAGGTGATTTCTCGTCTGATTCAGTTGGGCAAGAAGGTCATGTATTTGACCAACACAACGGTATACACCCGCAAGGAGTGTCGTGACAGGCTTAAGGCTATGGGCTTGGAGCCTTCGATAGACGACATTTTGACAGCAGGCTATGTATCAGGGATGTATCTGAAGGAGCAGCAAGAGGATGTACGGGCGTTCGTTATTGGAGAGCGGGCGCTTGAGCAAGAACTGGATGTGCTGGATATTATCCTGACGGATAATCCAATGGAAGCTACGCATTTGGTTGTTGGACTGGATCGGGAGTTCTCGTATGCCAAAATGACGGCAGGTATGAATGCGGTCAGGAACGGGGCCAAGTTCATTGTGGCCAACCCTGATCCGTTCTGTCCCGTACCTGGCGGAATCATACCCGATTCATGGCCTATCGCCAAAGCAATTGAGGCGGCGAGCACGCTTGATATTCAAGTGATGACAGGCAAACCCTCCACTTATTATATAGATAGGGCATTGCAATTATCAGGTCTGGATGCAGGTCGCTGCCTGATGATCGGAGATCGCTTGGAAACAGATATGATGATGGGTGTCAACAGCGCTGTCCACACAGCGCTAGTTCTTACTGGAGTCACAGAGAGCGAGGGCTTGCTTAGGAGCGACATTGTACCTAATTATGTATTTAGTACACTTGAAGACTTGCTGAAGTGGCTATAG
- the hmpA gene encoding NO-inducible flavohemoprotein, translated as MLSEQTIATIKSTVPVLEVHGTTITKRFYQMMFEAHPELLNIFNHANQKQGRQQGALANAVYAAAQHIDRLEEILPVVRQIAHKHRSLGIRPEHYPIVGKYLLAAIKDVLGDAATDEVINAWAEAYGVIAKGFIDVEAEMYNEAEQQQGGWSDFKSFVVQKKVKESDQITSFYLVPQDGQVLPAFESGQYISLKMQIPGEHNTHIRQYSLSDAPGQPHYRISVKREDAVGARPAGKVSVYLHEQVQEGDVLQVSAPAGDFTLNQADHRPVVLISGGVGLTPMVSMLASLVKSAPDRPVTFVHAAVNGDNHALRNEVEKLIAAHAQAAVRWCYSRPTEQDRMTQAFHKEGRLDLPWLQSVVPERNAQYYFCGPEAFMQSVYGLLKEWNIPVSDIHYEFFGPASVWEAEAQ; from the coding sequence ATGCTGAGTGAGCAAACCATTGCAACGATTAAATCGACTGTACCTGTCTTGGAGGTGCACGGAACTACGATCACCAAGCGTTTTTACCAGATGATGTTCGAGGCTCATCCCGAGCTGCTGAATATATTCAATCACGCTAACCAGAAGCAGGGACGTCAGCAAGGGGCACTGGCCAATGCTGTATATGCGGCTGCACAGCACATTGATCGTCTGGAGGAAATCCTTCCAGTGGTGCGTCAGATTGCACATAAGCATCGCAGTTTGGGAATCCGGCCTGAGCATTATCCTATCGTCGGAAAATATCTGCTTGCTGCGATCAAGGACGTGTTGGGGGATGCGGCTACAGACGAGGTCATTAACGCTTGGGCCGAGGCCTATGGTGTGATCGCTAAGGGATTTATAGACGTGGAAGCTGAAATGTACAACGAGGCGGAACAGCAGCAGGGAGGCTGGTCTGACTTTAAGAGCTTTGTTGTGCAAAAAAAGGTCAAGGAAAGCGACCAAATTACGTCCTTTTACCTGGTGCCGCAGGATGGACAGGTGCTGCCTGCATTCGAGTCTGGGCAATATATCAGCCTCAAGATGCAGATTCCGGGTGAACATAATACCCACATCCGTCAATACAGCCTTTCGGATGCCCCAGGACAACCTCACTACCGGATATCCGTAAAGCGCGAGGATGCCGTAGGGGCCCGTCCGGCGGGTAAAGTATCCGTGTATCTGCATGAGCAGGTACAGGAGGGCGATGTGCTGCAGGTATCTGCACCGGCTGGTGATTTCACGCTGAACCAGGCAGATCACAGACCTGTCGTGCTGATCAGCGGTGGCGTCGGGCTAACCCCGATGGTCAGCATGCTGGCTTCCTTGGTGAAGTCTGCCCCGGATCGCCCTGTCACCTTTGTCCATGCAGCAGTCAATGGGGATAACCATGCTCTGCGTAATGAGGTGGAAAAGTTGATCGCCGCACATGCACAGGCCGCAGTTCGGTGGTGTTACAGCAGACCAACAGAGCAGGATCGGATGACGCAGGCTTTTCACAAGGAAGGCCGTCTGGACCTGCCTTGGCTGCAATCCGTGGTGCCGGAACGTAACGCCCAATATTACTTTTGCGGTCCTGAGGCGTTCATGCAATCGGTGTATGGCCTGTTGAAGGAGTGGAATATCCCCGTTTCGGATATCCACTATGAGTTTTTTGGCCCTGCAAGTGTGTGGGAAGCAGAAGCGCAGTGA
- the serS gene encoding serine--tRNA ligase yields the protein MLDIKWIREHREQVQTAADNKGMQVSVAELLTLDDRRKELLQEVEQLRQTRNQCSQDIGALLHAGKNEQAEAAKRQVKEINGQLDRLEVPQQEVEEQFQQLLLLMPNIVSPDTPRGRSDEDNIELERVGMIPDFGFEPKDHMALGQLHSLFDVPRGVKTAGTRNYYLTGAGVALHRAVQQLAVDLLTERGFQLLDVPLMVRSEAMRSTGFFPLGLDQTYRIAGEDQWLVGTSEVPLVAYYSGEIVDVTAPIRLAAVSVCFRNEVGSAGRDVHGLYRVHQFAKVEQVVLCEASLDASEQMFQEITRNAEDLLQLLELPYRKMAVCTGDMAQKTYKQVDIETWMPSRQAYGETHSSSQLLDFQARRSNIRYRNADGKLQYCYTLNNTAVASPRILIPLLEHHQQEDGSIRIPEALRQYMPQHMEFLRPPIL from the coding sequence ATGTTGGACATCAAATGGATCAGAGAGCATCGGGAACAGGTACAAACAGCAGCAGACAACAAAGGAATGCAGGTATCAGTGGCAGAGCTGCTGACCCTGGATGATCGGAGAAAAGAGCTGCTGCAGGAAGTGGAACAGCTGCGTCAGACGCGTAATCAGTGTAGTCAGGATATCGGGGCGCTGCTTCATGCCGGAAAGAATGAACAGGCAGAGGCTGCCAAGCGGCAGGTCAAAGAAATTAACGGACAATTAGACCGTCTGGAAGTCCCGCAGCAGGAAGTGGAGGAGCAGTTTCAACAGCTCTTGCTTCTGATGCCTAATATCGTATCGCCAGATACGCCACGGGGCAGATCGGATGAAGATAACATAGAACTGGAACGGGTCGGAATGATACCCGATTTCGGATTTGAACCGAAGGATCATATGGCACTCGGCCAGTTGCACAGCCTATTCGACGTTCCTCGCGGTGTCAAAACAGCCGGAACCCGTAACTATTACCTGACAGGAGCGGGGGTGGCGTTGCACCGGGCCGTACAGCAGCTTGCAGTCGATCTGCTGACTGAGCGGGGATTCCAGCTACTGGACGTTCCGCTAATGGTACGCTCTGAGGCGATGCGCAGCACTGGCTTTTTCCCGCTTGGGCTGGACCAGACCTACCGCATCGCAGGGGAGGATCAATGGCTCGTAGGCACCTCGGAGGTTCCGCTGGTCGCATATTACAGCGGTGAAATCGTAGATGTCACCGCTCCGATCCGGCTGGCGGCTGTATCGGTATGCTTCCGCAATGAGGTAGGCTCAGCTGGAAGAGATGTGCACGGACTATATCGTGTGCACCAGTTCGCCAAGGTGGAGCAGGTCGTGCTCTGCGAAGCCAGTCTGGACGCTTCGGAGCAGATGTTTCAGGAGATTACGCGCAATGCGGAAGACCTGCTTCAGCTGCTGGAGCTGCCCTACCGCAAAATGGCTGTCTGTACAGGCGACATGGCGCAAAAAACCTACAAGCAGGTGGATATTGAGACATGGATGCCCAGCCGACAGGCTTATGGCGAGACACATTCGTCGTCCCAGTTGCTTGATTTTCAGGCGCGCCGTTCCAACATCCGGTACCGCAATGCGGACGGCAAGCTGCAATATTGCTACACTCTCAACAATACAGCGGTCGCTTCGCCCCGGATTTTGATTCCGTTGCTGGAGCATCATCAGCAGGAGGACGGCTCGATCCGTATTCCAGAGGCTTTACGTCAGTATATGCCGCAGCATATGGAATTTTTGCGCCCGCCCATTTTATGA